AAAGCGGGAGACATGTTACCCAGCGTGCGTCAAATGGCGACGGAACTCGGCGTGAACGCGATGACAATTTCAAAAGCCTACTCGAAACTGGAGGCAGACGAGGTTGTAGAGCGGGTACGCGGCAAGGGAATGATGGTACGAACACCCGTTTTATCAGGAAGCACAAAAGAGCGCATGCAGGAGCTTGAACCTTTGATGGAGCAAGCCATAGTACAGGGGCGCCAACTCGGACTGACGAATGAGCAGATCCTGTCGGTCGTTAACAAGCTGTTAAGGGAATACAAATCATGAGCGATGTCATTATCCAAACTGTCGATTTGAAAAAGCAGTTTCAAGAGCCCCCGGTATTGACCGGTCTTGACCTTCAAATCAAAGCGGGACAAGTCGTTGGTTTGCTGGGTACAAATGGATCCGGAAAAACGACATTAATTAAATGTATTCTGGGATTACTCAAAGCCTCTTCAGGAATGAGTACCATCTTTGGGCAAAACTCCTGGGACTTAGATGCTGCAGCGAAATCTCGTTTAGGTTATGTCTCTCAAGAATTCGCATTGCTCCCCTGGATGACCGTCCAGGCCATGACAGAATACACGGGAGCATTTTACGCGCAGTGGGATCAAACCTTTGTGAATACTCTACTAAAAGAATGGAGCCTCAACGAGACACAACGCGTGGGGGCACTTTCTGTGGGACAACGACAAAAACTGGCTGTGATCATCGCAATGGGGCATCACCCTGAATTGCTGATTCTGGACGAACCCGTTGCCAGCCTCGACCCGGTCGCTCGCCGTCAGTTTTTACAGTCATTAATCGATTTCACTGAAGAAGAGAACACAATTCTGTTTTCAACCCATATTACCTCTGATCTTGAGAGAGTTGCGTCGCATGTTGCCTTTCTGGACAAAGGAAAGGTTGGCTTTTTCGGCGAATTAGACTTACTGAAACAGCAGGTGAAACGTATTCGTATCACAGCGGAAAATGAGTTACCCCCCAATCTCAATATTCCAGGCACTCTCCGCTCTCAGATTGAAGGCAAGCATGCCCTGTTAGCAGTAAAAGAATTTGACACGCTGACAATGGACATTTTCACGGACAAATTTCAAGCGACGACCACCATTGAAGACCTGAATCTGGAAGAAATATTTCTGGAACTTTCGGGAGTCGCGTCTCAGGAAACAGGGGAGACCGTTCAATGACATCAAGATTCGCTCTCTATAAGCAAATT
This genomic interval from Gimesia alba contains the following:
- a CDS encoding ABC transporter ATP-binding protein, producing MSDVIIQTVDLKKQFQEPPVLTGLDLQIKAGQVVGLLGTNGSGKTTLIKCILGLLKASSGMSTIFGQNSWDLDAAAKSRLGYVSQEFALLPWMTVQAMTEYTGAFYAQWDQTFVNTLLKEWSLNETQRVGALSVGQRQKLAVIIAMGHHPELLILDEPVASLDPVARRQFLQSLIDFTEEENTILFSTHITSDLERVASHVAFLDKGKVGFFGELDLLKQQVKRIRITAENELPPNLNIPGTLRSQIEGKHALLAVKEFDTLTMDIFTDKFQATTTIEDLNLEEIFLELSGVASQETGETVQ
- a CDS encoding GntR family transcriptional regulator, with the translated sequence MVIKPTQFEVHPSAGVPIYLQIMGQINAMIAGGHLKAGDMLPSVRQMATELGVNAMTISKAYSKLEADEVVERVRGKGMMVRTPVLSGSTKERMQELEPLMEQAIVQGRQLGLTNEQILSVVNKLLREYKS